ACATTCCTCCATTTGTGCGTTTGTGTGATACACTTCCGTTGAAAAGAGAAAACCCGGAAAAGGAGAAGCTTTCTGATGGATGAACCTGAGCAAGACTCGCCGCTGGCGGACCGGCGCAAGGCAGACCGTTTGCCGGCGCCCTTGAGATTGTACTACGAGGTGCTGGACAAGGCAGGCTCGGTCCAGCTGGAGTGCGAGGTGAGAGCCGCGAACCTGAGCGGGTCAGGACTGAAATTCCCCTGTCCCAGGTTGCTTGAGACCGGGACACGGCTGAGGGTCCAGATGTGGCTGCCCGGCCAAGAAGAGCCCGTCGTGGCGGGTGCCCTTGTT
The window above is part of the Candidatus Omnitrophota bacterium genome. Proteins encoded here:
- a CDS encoding PilZ domain-containing protein — its product is MDEPEQDSPLADRRKADRLPAPLRLYYEVLDKAGSVQLECEVRAANLSGSGLKFPCPRLLETGTRLRVQMWLPGQEEPVVAGALVVWSQALTDPETGSPAGADLGVHLEEMPPDAAHRYFQFICDQLLTRMEG